CGCGACCTTGTCGCGCGCATGAAACTGCTTCCGATCCGGGAACTGATCCAGGGCCGCCGGTTGCTGTTCTGTGAGGACTCGATCGTGCGGGGTACGCAACTGCGCGATACGGTTCAGCGATTGTATGATTGCGGCGCGCTCGAAGTGCACATGCGGCCGGCGTGCCCGCCGCTCATTTACGGTTGCAAATTCCTGCATTTTTCGCGTTCCCGATCGGATCTCGACCTTGCCGGCCGCCGCACCGTCAAGGAACTCGAAGGCGATGCCGATGCGCATCTCGACGAATACACCGATCCGAAATCGGACCGTTATGCCGCGATGGTTGACCGAATCCGGCAACGCCTGTCGCTTACCACGCTGCAATATCAGGAACTCGGCGATCTCGTCGAAGCCATTGGTCTTCCGAAAGAGAAACTCTGCACCTATTGCTGGGACGGTTGCGAGGGTTGCGGACCCCAATGCGAGATGTGGTGAGGGGGATTCGGGAAGGGTGGGACAACCTGCCCTTGGCCAAGCCGCAGAATTCCTGGTTGGGTTTTCGGTTTTTCCCCGATCATCCCGGGCCGTACGCTTGTATAAACATCCTTACGCCCCGACATCGAACCGGGATTTAATGGGTGCAATGTCGTATACTTTGGCGGAAGCAAACAGTATTCGCGTTACTAAAGCAGGAAGGTGGCGAGGCATTCCATGCTGACCGACAATATTCTTACGCTGATTGGCAACACGCCGCTTATTCGCCTGAAGGAAGAACCCATTTTTGCCAAGGCGGAATTTCTGAATCCGGGCGGCAGCATCAAGGACCGCGTGGCCTTGGCCATGATAGAGGGCGCCGAGGCGAGGGGCCTGCTCAAACCTGATTCAATCATTGTGGAGCCCACATCGGGCAACACGGGCATAGGCGTGGCATTGGTCGGGCGTTTGAAAGGGTACCGCGTCCGCATCGTCATGCCGGAGAACATGAGCGAGGAGCGCAAGCGTCTTATTCGCGCGCTGGGCGCCGAACTCGTGTTGACGCCGGCGATCGAGAGCATAGCCGGCGCCGTGGCCCGTGTGAACCGGTTCAAGGCGGAAGATCCGAGGGTGTTCGTGTTGCAACAGTTTGAGAATCCCGACAATCCGCGCGTGCATTACGAGGAGACCGCCCACGAACTTTGGCGGCAAATGAATGGTGACGTGTCCTGTTTTGTGGCGGGTGTGGGCAGTGGCGGCACCCTGCAGGGCGTGGGCCGTTTTCTCCGGGAACACAAGCCCGGCGTGAAACTCGTGGCCGTTGAGCCGAAGAACGTTTCCGCGCTGCTCGGCCACGAACCGGGACTTCACCAGATTCAGGGTATTGGCGACGGGTTTATCCCCGCCATCCTTGATGTAAGCATGATAGACGACGTGATTGAGGTGACCGATGAACAAGCCGTCGAAACAACCCGGCAATTGAGCAGGGATCACGGTCTTCTGGTGGGCATTTCGTCCGGCGCCAATGTGTGGGCGGCCCGGCAGTTGAGCCGGATAGTACACGGCCCTATCGCGACGGTTTTGCCCGATCGCGCGGAACGGTATTTCAGCACCTCGCTTATGTAAAAACAGGGAGGATCCGGCAATGGCGCGAATCGTTCGAGTGGCCGCATTCACTGACCTG
This genomic window from Candidatus Hydrogenedentota bacterium contains:
- the cysK gene encoding cysteine synthase A → MLTDNILTLIGNTPLIRLKEEPIFAKAEFLNPGGSIKDRVALAMIEGAEARGLLKPDSIIVEPTSGNTGIGVALVGRLKGYRVRIVMPENMSEERKRLIRALGAELVLTPAIESIAGAVARVNRFKAEDPRVFVLQQFENPDNPRVHYEETAHELWRQMNGDVSCFVAGVGSGGTLQGVGRFLREHKPGVKLVAVEPKNVSALLGHEPGLHQIQGIGDGFIPAILDVSMIDDVIEVTDEQAVETTRQLSRDHGLLVGISSGANVWAARQLSRIVHGPIATVLPDRAERYFSTSLM